From one Microbulbifer sp. A4B17 genomic stretch:
- a CDS encoding cytochrome-c peroxidase encodes MNADKNQLTLSPTALVKLLVLPLFLVMVGCGGGGSSSSDSDSSTETTDTGSGGDSGDDSDDDGSSDSDNDSDDGTDSGQGIVPAELIGNAFSGTSIGLSWESTGATYVIYRDNVRVAETAEGYYVDEGLSVDTEYTYSVTTGDVDSEDETASVTARTLVNNTNDGLSNGSDADGADNRTSDFDECQNARSAVNIADGSLDSCLQAVLEDVGMAEQLEDMRAFAARVRSEQDPAMVELGMRLFHNKSLSADSDVSCSSCHHPAIGCGGDDLSMPIGVDPVDADLVGPGRSDGQNEVPLVPRNAQPICNVALWDSGLFWDNRVAINGNGGLRTDSRDVTRNTEAAVGTGTLALMMAQAHFPVTEAAEMGDITQFGYDDTSDDGFTDYREDILATKLSQDSWGAMFTAAFGDSAINFSRIAEAIASYEAVQIFIDNPFFDYVDGDLTALDNDEKRGAITFLTRNSGCTNCHSGAFFSNQGLRAVSYPQIGIGKDESGNGADLGGNGSGSFRTPTLLNVALTGPWGHAGQFGSLKRNVEHYTGRADSVSQYFTNSEMCDLDQFAEVGECAAKVAPNGQALTEALLAENGDGAVNLDDDEVDLLVAFLEALTDPDAANTSSNAVQSLIPPRDSGPDGMQLDAQDQEGNQL; translated from the coding sequence ATGAACGCTGATAAAAATCAATTAACACTATCGCCGACTGCGCTGGTAAAGCTGTTGGTCCTACCTTTATTTCTTGTGATGGTGGGCTGTGGAGGAGGTGGTTCCTCCAGCAGCGATAGTGATTCATCCACAGAGACTACAGATACTGGAAGCGGCGGAGATTCTGGCGATGATTCCGATGATGATGGTAGCAGTGATTCTGATAACGATAGTGATGATGGCACCGATTCAGGGCAGGGGATCGTTCCTGCTGAATTGATTGGCAATGCATTTTCCGGCACCAGCATCGGCCTTTCCTGGGAGAGTACTGGTGCGACCTATGTAATCTACCGGGATAATGTGAGAGTTGCGGAGACCGCTGAGGGGTACTATGTCGATGAAGGTCTCTCGGTGGATACCGAGTACACCTATTCGGTAACTACCGGCGATGTCGACAGCGAGGACGAAACAGCCAGCGTCACAGCCAGAACATTAGTGAATAACACTAATGATGGACTCAGTAATGGCTCAGATGCAGACGGTGCTGATAACCGGACTTCTGATTTCGACGAATGTCAAAATGCACGTTCAGCCGTAAATATTGCTGATGGCAGCCTCGACAGCTGCTTGCAGGCAGTTTTGGAAGATGTTGGTATGGCTGAGCAGTTGGAAGATATGCGCGCATTTGCGGCCCGGGTGAGAAGTGAGCAGGACCCTGCCATGGTGGAGTTGGGTATGCGCCTGTTTCATAACAAAAGCTTGAGTGCCGATAGCGATGTATCCTGTTCCTCTTGCCACCACCCGGCAATAGGCTGCGGTGGGGATGATTTATCCATGCCGATTGGTGTCGATCCTGTCGATGCTGATCTAGTGGGCCCCGGTCGCTCTGACGGTCAGAATGAAGTGCCGCTGGTACCGCGTAATGCCCAACCGATTTGTAACGTTGCACTTTGGGATAGCGGCTTATTTTGGGATAACCGCGTTGCCATAAATGGTAATGGGGGGCTTAGAACAGACTCCCGGGATGTTACTCGCAATACTGAGGCAGCAGTGGGTACTGGAACCCTGGCACTGATGATGGCCCAGGCCCATTTCCCGGTCACTGAGGCTGCAGAGATGGGGGATATCACTCAGTTTGGCTACGACGACACCAGCGATGATGGCTTTACCGATTACCGCGAGGATATTCTCGCTACGAAATTGAGCCAGGACTCTTGGGGTGCGATGTTCACAGCGGCCTTTGGCGATTCAGCAATTAATTTCAGCAGAATTGCCGAGGCAATCGCCTCCTATGAGGCGGTGCAGATTTTCATCGACAACCCTTTCTTTGATTATGTTGATGGTGATCTCACAGCCCTCGATAATGATGAAAAACGCGGTGCAATAACCTTTCTGACACGCAATTCAGGGTGTACTAATTGCCACTCAGGTGCCTTCTTCTCCAATCAGGGCTTAAGGGCGGTCAGTTATCCACAGATAGGTATTGGTAAGGATGAGAGTGGCAATGGTGCCGATCTAGGTGGTAACGGTAGCGGCAGTTTCCGCACTCCCACCCTGCTCAATGTCGCGCTTACCGGTCCCTGGGGGCACGCTGGCCAATTCGGTTCTCTGAAGAGAAACGTTGAGCACTATACCGGCCGAGCCGACTCCGTCTCACAGTACTTCACAAACAGCGAAATGTGCGATCTGGATCAATTTGCTGAAGTGGGTGAGTGTGCGGCAAAAGTTGCCCCTAATGGTCAAGCCCTCACAGAGGCGCTGCTGGCTGAAAATGGCGATGGTGCTGTCAACCTGGACGATGACGAAGTTGATTTACTGGTGGCATTTCTCGAGGCCCTAACCGATCCAGATGCCGCAAATACCAGTTCCAACGCGGTCCAGTCGTTGATTCCACCTCGTGATAGTGGCCCCGACGGCATGCAGCTGGATGCGCAAGACCAGGAGGGTAATCAACTCTAA
- the pilW gene encoding type IV pilus biogenesis/stability protein PilW yields MSAKFKSLSLLVLLGTLLGGCVTSGGAERKEVDLDKALETHVQLGLRYLRDPDNREQSRRHLNRALELGRKNPLAHHGLALLYQVDGELDIAESHFKKALRYSDGFSMAHSNYGVFLYKQERYKEALKQFEYASTDLTYNRRSFALVNYGRTAARLGFVEKAEGAYARALALNPDLPLALIEMAELKFNSGDYAKSKAYLDQFSEKNRQTPQSLWLGIRIEKVFGNRDKERSYALALKNLYPYSAETLKYQELSGNDG; encoded by the coding sequence GTGTCCGCGAAATTTAAGAGCCTTTCGCTCCTAGTGCTGCTCGGTACTCTGTTGGGGGGCTGTGTAACTTCTGGAGGGGCTGAGCGCAAAGAGGTTGATCTGGATAAGGCATTGGAGACCCATGTTCAATTGGGGCTACGCTATTTGCGTGATCCAGATAACAGGGAGCAATCCCGTCGCCATTTGAACCGTGCATTGGAATTAGGTAGAAAAAATCCGTTGGCACATCACGGCCTGGCGTTGCTCTACCAAGTAGACGGCGAGCTGGATATTGCCGAGTCTCACTTTAAAAAAGCCCTGCGCTATAGCGATGGGTTTTCCATGGCCCACTCTAATTACGGTGTTTTCCTCTATAAGCAAGAGCGTTATAAAGAAGCTCTAAAGCAGTTCGAATACGCCTCTACAGACCTCACCTACAACCGCCGCTCATTCGCCCTGGTCAACTATGGTCGCACGGCCGCACGTTTGGGGTTTGTGGAGAAGGCGGAAGGGGCTTATGCCAGGGCCCTGGCATTGAACCCCGATTTGCCTCTGGCCCTGATCGAAATGGCCGAACTGAAATTTAACTCTGGCGATTATGCAAAATCCAAGGCATATCTAGACCAGTTCAGTGAAAAAAATCGCCAGACCCCCCAGTCACTGTGGTTGGGTATTCGTATTGAAAAGGTGTTTGGCAATCGCGACAAGGAGCGTAGTTACGCCCTTGCTTTGAAGAATTTGTACCCGTACTCTGCGGAGACACTGAAATATCAGGAGTTGAGTGGTAATGACGGATAG
- a CDS encoding RodZ domain-containing protein, translated as MTDSSPEHCDGGEVVSSTQTSIGSAGSLLLAAREAAGLSRAELSQRLCIIDNTVEWIESDNYERQPEPVYTRGYIRNICRELNVPAEPVLEAYDRDRPQPAQRNETRRITKAEAFRPARKRGHGALALIPLLLAGGVFWWKYGTPVNIPGIPLGEDNAELVAEIPVASEVAASPVNGVEPQEVVVEKLSSATFAPAANEVADVQPEVAIAETVKSEPAVSIATVSEPVPTQVAQLDQALQGALRLRFDEDAWVEVKDAQGVVLLAGVQAAGSSKALDGRAPFELMLGNARATHVVYRDETIDSKPIGDRRTRRLIVGD; from the coding sequence ATGACGGATAGTAGTCCCGAGCACTGCGATGGCGGTGAGGTCGTATCCAGTACGCAAACTTCTATAGGTTCTGCCGGCAGTCTCTTGCTTGCTGCCCGTGAAGCGGCGGGGCTGTCCCGCGCGGAGCTATCGCAACGTCTTTGTATTATCGATAACACGGTCGAGTGGATCGAAAGTGATAATTATGAGCGGCAGCCGGAACCCGTCTACACACGAGGCTACATTCGAAACATTTGCCGTGAGTTGAATGTTCCTGCTGAGCCGGTCTTGGAAGCCTACGACAGGGACCGGCCCCAGCCAGCACAGCGCAATGAGACCCGACGAATCACGAAGGCGGAAGCCTTCAGACCCGCACGCAAACGGGGGCACGGGGCTCTGGCCCTTATACCTCTGCTACTCGCTGGCGGCGTCTTCTGGTGGAAATACGGAACCCCGGTCAATATTCCCGGTATCCCCTTGGGCGAGGACAACGCTGAATTGGTTGCCGAAATCCCTGTAGCCAGTGAAGTTGCTGCTAGTCCTGTAAATGGGGTTGAGCCACAAGAAGTAGTGGTTGAGAAATTGAGTTCCGCGACATTTGCTCCCGCCGCAAACGAGGTTGCTGATGTTCAGCCTGAGGTTGCCATTGCTGAAACAGTAAAATCTGAGCCCGCGGTTTCCATCGCAACCGTGAGTGAACCGGTTCCCACTCAGGTGGCCCAGTTAGATCAGGCTCTGCAGGGTGCTCTGCGGCTGCGTTTTGATGAGGATGCCTGGGTTGAGGTGAAAGACGCACAAGGTGTTGTCCTGCTGGCTGGTGTTCAAGCCGCTGGCAGCTCCAAAGCATTGGATGGACGCGCCCCATTTGAGCTGATGCTGGGGAATGCCCGTGCAACCCATGTGGTTTATCGCGATGAAACCATCGACAGCAAGCCAATTGGCGACCGCCGTACCCGCCGCCTGATTGTTGGCGATTGA
- the ispG gene encoding flavodoxin-dependent (E)-4-hydroxy-3-methylbut-2-enyl-diphosphate synthase has product MQFESPIVRRKSRQIMVGDVPVGGDAPISVQSMTNTETCDVEATVGQIQRLEQAGADIVRVSVPSMDAAEAFGEIKKQVNVPLVADIHFDYRIALRVADLGVDCLRINPGNIGREKRIRAVVDKARDLNIPIRIGVNAGSLEKDLQKKYGEPTPDALVESALRHVSILDSLDFQDFKVSVKASDIFMATAAYRKLAQQIEQPLHLGITEAGGLRAGTVKSAIGLGALLLDGIGDTLRVSLAADPVEEVKVGWDLLKSLRLRSKGINFIACPSCSRQNFDVVKTMNELETRLEDVTTPLDVAVIGCIVNGPGEAKEADVGLTGGTPSHAIYVDGQPDRKFKNENLVDDLERLIREKAAAKAEREADIIAKA; this is encoded by the coding sequence ATGCAATTTGAATCTCCCATTGTCCGCCGCAAGTCGCGCCAGATCATGGTGGGTGATGTACCGGTCGGAGGGGATGCTCCGATCTCGGTGCAAAGTATGACCAATACCGAAACCTGCGATGTAGAAGCTACTGTTGGTCAGATTCAGCGTCTGGAACAGGCCGGGGCCGATATAGTGCGGGTTTCTGTGCCCAGCATGGATGCCGCAGAGGCGTTTGGAGAAATTAAAAAACAGGTGAATGTCCCTTTGGTCGCAGACATTCACTTCGATTACCGTATTGCCCTGCGGGTCGCAGACCTGGGGGTGGATTGCCTGCGTATTAATCCCGGTAATATTGGCCGTGAGAAGCGTATTCGCGCGGTAGTGGATAAAGCCCGCGACCTGAATATCCCAATTCGTATCGGTGTTAATGCGGGTTCCCTGGAAAAAGATCTTCAGAAAAAGTACGGCGAACCCACGCCAGATGCTTTGGTAGAGTCAGCCCTACGCCATGTGTCGATCCTGGACAGCCTGGACTTCCAGGACTTTAAGGTCAGTGTAAAAGCATCGGATATCTTTATGGCCACTGCGGCCTATCGCAAGCTGGCCCAACAGATTGAACAACCGCTGCATTTGGGTATTACTGAAGCCGGTGGCTTGCGTGCCGGTACGGTGAAATCGGCTATTGGTCTTGGTGCACTGTTGCTGGATGGTATCGGTGATACTCTGCGGGTTTCCCTGGCCGCAGATCCGGTGGAAGAGGTCAAAGTTGGTTGGGACCTGCTCAAGAGCCTGCGTTTGCGTAGCAAGGGTATCAACTTTATTGCCTGCCCCAGTTGTTCGCGCCAGAACTTCGACGTGGTGAAAACCATGAACGAATTGGAGACTCGTCTGGAAGATGTGACCACACCGCTGGATGTGGCAGTAATTGGCTGTATCGTTAACGGCCCCGGCGAAGCAAAAGAAGCGGATGTGGGCCTGACCGGCGGTACCCCGAGCCATGCAATCTATGTGGACGGCCAGCCTGACCGCAAGTTTAAGAATGAAAACCTGGTCGATGATCTGGAGCGTTTGATTCGCGAGAAGGCGGCTGCCAAGGCCGAGCGCGAAGCCGACATCATCGCCAAAGCATAG
- the hisS gene encoding histidine--tRNA ligase has product MKQLRAIRGMNDLLPEQSPVWQYVEATLSELTSRYGYTEIRTPYLEATQLFSRAVGEATDIVEKEMYTFDDKSGDSVTLRPEGTAGTVRAAIQNNLLIQPQRLWYFGPMFRYERPQKGRLRQFHQFGVEVFGIEGPDIDAEILIMTARLWRQLGISDHVTLQINSLGNADSRAAYRDALVAYLSERRDQLDEDSQRRLERNPLRILDSKNVQTQELLADAPCLLDFLDEESAAHFSQLKALLDGAEVEYEINPKLVRGLDYYGKTVFEWVTDSLGAQGTVCAGGRYDGLVEQMGGKATLGVGFGLGVERLVLMLETLQVLPESLSQQVDAYLVAVGDVQSAALAAAEQLRDELPWLRLQLHCGGGSFKSQMKKADKSGADYALIIGEDEAANGQITVKYLRADQPQQTLAPKELAALLQG; this is encoded by the coding sequence TTGAAACAGCTTCGCGCAATTCGCGGCATGAACGACCTGCTACCGGAGCAATCCCCGGTATGGCAGTACGTGGAAGCCACACTGAGTGAACTCACCAGCCGTTATGGCTACACCGAAATTCGCACTCCCTACCTGGAGGCGACCCAATTATTTAGCCGCGCAGTGGGCGAGGCCACCGATATTGTCGAGAAGGAAATGTACACCTTCGATGACAAGAGCGGTGACAGCGTTACCCTGCGCCCCGAGGGCACTGCTGGCACCGTGCGTGCGGCTATCCAGAATAACCTGTTGATCCAGCCCCAACGCCTTTGGTATTTCGGCCCTATGTTCCGTTATGAGCGCCCGCAGAAGGGGCGCCTGCGCCAGTTTCACCAGTTTGGTGTCGAGGTGTTTGGTATCGAAGGACCGGATATCGATGCAGAAATCCTGATTATGACCGCGCGACTGTGGCGTCAGCTAGGTATCAGCGACCACGTCACCCTGCAGATTAACTCCCTGGGCAACGCCGACAGCCGCGCCGCCTATAGAGACGCCCTGGTCGCTTATTTAAGTGAGCGCCGTGACCAGTTGGATGAGGACAGCCAGCGCCGCTTGGAGCGCAATCCGTTGCGGATTCTCGACAGCAAAAATGTGCAGACCCAGGAACTGCTTGCGGATGCGCCCTGTCTACTGGACTTCCTCGATGAGGAATCCGCCGCCCATTTCAGTCAGCTGAAGGCGCTGCTGGACGGGGCTGAGGTCGAATATGAGATCAATCCCAAACTGGTGCGCGGTCTCGATTACTACGGAAAAACCGTATTTGAATGGGTAACAGATAGCCTGGGTGCTCAAGGTACGGTCTGTGCTGGTGGTCGTTACGATGGCTTGGTAGAGCAAATGGGAGGTAAAGCCACTCTTGGAGTGGGTTTTGGTTTAGGTGTTGAACGACTGGTTTTGATGCTGGAAACCCTGCAAGTGCTGCCGGAGTCACTTTCGCAGCAGGTGGATGCCTACCTGGTTGCCGTGGGTGATGTACAATCAGCCGCCTTGGCTGCTGCCGAGCAACTGCGCGACGAGTTGCCTTGGCTGCGACTGCAGCTGCACTGCGGTGGAGGAAGCTTCAAGAGCCAGATGAAGAAAGCGGATAAGAGCGGCGCCGATTATGCACTGATTATCGGCGAAGATGAGGCTGCAAATGGTCAGATTACAGTGAAATACCTTCGCGCTGACCAACCGCAGCAAACGCTGGCGCCAAAAGAGCTGGCAGCACTGCTGCAAGGTTGA
- a CDS encoding tetratricopeptide repeat protein: MSEHLTEQEQIETLKRWWAENGKGIMTGVVLALAGYFGYQWWQGDQRTKAEAASDLYQTFVEAVSANNNQPDNKQLTTARNVAEQLKDDFGKRIYASQAALRLAAISAESNDLEAAQQQLQWVLDNTSETSLELLAKRRLAAVVAARGEPDEGLKLLEGTVPPAFAALYSETRGDILKQKGDTAGARAAYEQALTELLPEQAGNTQLLRLKAESLAVTESSDAQNQTEPVSEGDE, translated from the coding sequence ATGTCTGAGCATCTTACCGAACAAGAACAAATAGAAACGCTAAAACGCTGGTGGGCGGAAAATGGCAAGGGAATTATGACTGGCGTGGTGCTGGCCCTGGCCGGTTACTTCGGCTATCAGTGGTGGCAGGGAGATCAGCGCACCAAGGCTGAAGCGGCCTCTGACCTGTACCAGACTTTTGTTGAAGCGGTCTCCGCCAACAACAATCAGCCGGACAACAAGCAGCTCACCACTGCCAGGAATGTGGCCGAGCAGCTTAAAGATGACTTTGGCAAGCGTATTTACGCGAGCCAGGCTGCATTGCGTCTCGCAGCTATTTCTGCAGAGAGCAACGACCTGGAAGCCGCGCAGCAACAACTGCAGTGGGTACTGGACAACACCAGTGAAACCAGCCTGGAGCTGCTCGCTAAGCGCCGCCTTGCGGCTGTTGTTGCAGCTCGGGGTGAGCCGGATGAAGGACTGAAATTGCTCGAGGGCACTGTGCCCCCGGCATTCGCAGCCCTTTATTCTGAGACTCGAGGTGATATCCTGAAGCAAAAGGGTGACACCGCTGGTGCCCGTGCTGCTTACGAGCAAGCATTGACAGAACTGCTGCCTGAGCAAGCGGGCAACACCCAACTTCTGCGCCTGAAGGCGGAAAGCCTGGCGGTAACCGAGAGCAGTGACGCTCAGAACCAAACCGAGCCTGTATCTGAGGGAGACGAGTAA
- the bamB gene encoding outer membrane protein assembly factor BamB yields the protein MGFLNRAAGRTAAVALAVALAACASNDEKEDVDPVELVDINSTVALQEVWSADIGGIDQKRYAMLQPSLIDGRLIAASSDGEVTAFDRSSGRKLWETDLDVDLSGGVGTGLGIAVVSDYRGRAVALDLNSGSELWNYQVSGEVVSAPAIGAGVVVLQTVDGKLVGLDASNGEELWSHNTNLPVLTLRGTAAPVISGGMVIAGLDNGKLLALDARDGIQRWEQRVAIPQGSAELERVVDIDGAPVVRGDLVFAASYQGRVVALSKDNGRGLWARDASTHHEVAVGGGHVYLSDASGSVYAYNVGSGQIEWSNNELLRRELSGPAFFQDVVVVGDLEGYLHVLDPTTGQFIGREQVDGDAIRIPILVDGDLMFVLSDDGKLSALRLSGS from the coding sequence ATGGGATTTCTGAATCGCGCTGCGGGTCGCACTGCAGCGGTGGCGCTAGCGGTAGCTCTTGCCGCCTGCGCCTCTAATGACGAGAAGGAAGATGTCGACCCCGTCGAACTGGTGGATATTAACTCCACCGTTGCCCTGCAAGAGGTCTGGTCTGCCGATATCGGTGGAATCGACCAAAAGCGCTACGCGATGCTACAGCCGAGCCTGATTGATGGCCGCCTGATCGCCGCCAGTAGCGATGGAGAGGTCACTGCCTTCGATCGCAGTTCGGGGCGCAAGCTCTGGGAAACCGATCTGGATGTAGATCTGAGCGGTGGTGTGGGTACCGGCCTGGGTATTGCGGTAGTGTCTGATTACCGTGGACGTGCAGTGGCCCTGGACCTTAACAGCGGTTCGGAACTGTGGAATTACCAGGTTTCTGGTGAAGTAGTTTCCGCTCCGGCTATTGGCGCGGGTGTGGTGGTTCTGCAAACCGTTGACGGAAAGCTGGTCGGCCTCGATGCCTCCAATGGTGAAGAGTTGTGGAGCCACAATACTAACTTGCCAGTATTGACCCTGCGCGGTACGGCGGCCCCCGTTATCAGCGGTGGCATGGTGATAGCTGGCCTGGATAACGGCAAGTTGCTGGCCCTGGATGCCCGTGACGGTATCCAGCGCTGGGAACAGCGTGTTGCAATTCCCCAGGGATCTGCGGAGCTGGAGCGAGTAGTGGATATCGATGGCGCTCCGGTTGTGCGCGGTGATCTGGTGTTTGCCGCCAGCTACCAGGGCCGGGTTGTCGCCCTGTCCAAGGACAATGGTCGTGGCCTCTGGGCTCGCGATGCCTCCACTCACCACGAAGTGGCAGTGGGCGGTGGCCATGTCTACCTCAGTGATGCCTCCGGCAGTGTCTACGCCTACAATGTGGGCAGCGGACAGATAGAGTGGAGCAACAACGAGTTGTTGCGCCGCGAATTGAGTGGGCCAGCTTTCTTCCAGGACGTGGTCGTTGTCGGGGATCTGGAAGGCTACCTGCATGTGCTGGACCCCACTACCGGACAATTTATTGGCCGCGAGCAGGTGGATGGCGATGCGATACGTATTCCCATCCTGGTAGATGGCGACCTGATGTTTGTACTGTCGGATGACGGCAAACTATCGGCCTTGCGCCTCTCCGGTTCCTGA